The following is a genomic window from Deltaproteobacteria bacterium.
AACCCCTCCCCACAATCAAAGGGCCATAAAAAGGGCTCCATTAAGATTTCTTTCACAAAGTGCTAACACATGCCCCAGTGGAAGTCAACCCTTCGACTCCCAGCCCTGAAGGCCAGGACTTGCTCAGGGTTGACCCTGAGCGGGGCTTTGCGCCGCCGAATGGGTCAAGGAGATCCCTACGTTCAACGTAATGCCTCGGTTATCAGGGGAGGAGGGCTTCTTATCCCCTCCATCACGCAGGTTGACACGTTTGGGAATTTGATCAATAATAATCCAACTATAAGAGACCAAAAGACAAAGGGGTGATGATGAAGGTAAGCGGAAGGAGTTGGAAATTCGGTAATGATGTAGATACCGATGCCATCATTCCAGCCAGGTATCTAAATACCTCGGACCCCCAGGAGCTAGCCCAGCACTGTATGGAGGATGTTGACTCCACCTTTGCCCAGATGGTCCGCCCGGGGGACATCATCCTGGCCGGAAAGAACTTTGGCTGTGGTTCCTCCAGAGAGCATGCCCCCATCGCCATCAAGGCCGCGGGGGTATCCTGTGTGATCGCCAAGGGGTTTGCCAGGATATTTTACCGCAACGCCTTCAACATGGGGCTACCCATCTTGGAGTCCCCAGAGGCGGCGGAGGGAACTCAACAAGGGGATGAGCTGGAGGTGGACCTGGGCAAGGGGGAGATCCACAACCTTACCCAGGGAAAGACCTTTGTGTCACGCCCCATCCCCCCATTCATGCAGGAGTTGATCAGGGATGGAGGGTTGATGAGGCATATCACAAAGAGGTTAAAGGAGACCACTTGAAAAAAGAAAGGCGCTACCGGAATTGGATGGCAAAGGACGGGTTGGTTCCCTTTCAGGTAAGGGTGAAGGAGACCGACCTCTACATCCTCGCCCAGATCCCGTTGGAGAGGGAGGCCGAGGAGGCGACCATCCACCTCCGCCAGCAGATAGAGGGATATATCAAGAAGGAGACCCTCTTTAGGGAGAGCCTTCTTCCTCTCCCCTTGGATCCTTGGGCGCCGGAGATCGTGGGGGATATGCTGGCCGCCTCCCAGAAGGCCGGGATAGGGCCCATGGCCACGGTGGCCGGTGCCATTGCGGAGTTTGTGGGCAAGGCCCTCCTTGCCTTTACCCCCGAGGTGGTGGTGGAAAACGGCGGGGACATCTTTCTTCAGATAAATAGCGAGAGGAAGATCGGGATCTTTGCCCGCAGTTCCCCATTGAACATGAAGGTGGGAATACAAATCCCGCCCGAGAGGACACCTTTGGGAATCTGTACCTCCTCCGGCACCGTGGGGCACTCTCAGAGCTTCGGCAGGGCAAACGCCGTCTGCGTCATCTCCCCCTCGGCCACCTTGGCTGATGCCGTGGCCACCTCTTTGGGAAACATGGTGCAGGGTAAAAAGGATATCGAAAGGGCCCTGGAAGAGGGGCAAAAGATCTCTGGGGTGGAGGGGATAGTGATTATCCTAGATGACGTCCTGGGAGTATGGGGGGATTATGAATTAGTAAAGTTATGATTAAAAAAAGGGGTCGAGGGGCCAAGGGTTCTAGGGGTCAAGTGAAACGCGAAAATGAGAAAATTCTGGTTCCAGTGGTCACATGCTTAAAAACTATAGAGAGTTAAAGGTCTGGCAAAGATCTTATAAGCTATGTATAGCTTTTATAAGATTACAAAGGGTTTCCCGAAAGAGGAGCGATATAGATTAACATCACAGATAAGAAGGGCTGCTGTATGATTTTAGGGCTCTTCAGAAAGACATAGAGGAGGGTGAAAGGATGCTCAAGGCACTTATTAAATCGTTGCAGAATAAACACTCGAACCCTTGAATCCTCGAATCCTGGAACCCTGTATCAGCTGACATTACAAGGAGCTGGTCTTTTATGTACACTAAAAAGATAGTCCTGCGTTTCACCAAGAAGACCTGGGACAAGCCCATCGTCTATAGGCTGGGCAAGGACTACGATCTGGTCTTCAACATCCTCAAAGCGAGCGTCTTCCCCAAGCAGGAGAGCGTCATGGTCCTGGAGTTAAGCGGCACTGAGGAGAACTACCACCGGGGGATAGAGTACCTGATGAGCAAAGGGATAACCGTTGAGCCCATCGAGCACGACATCGAGCGGGATGACGCCACCTGCACCCACTGTGGGGCCTGTACCGCCGTGTGCCCCACCGGAGCCCTTTCCATCAAGAGGGAGACCATGGAGGTACTCTTCTCCAGCGAGATGTGCGTGGGATGTGAGCTCTGCATCAAGGCCTGTCCTGTACGGGCCATGAAGGCCAATTTTTAGGGTGGGGCTCTTGCATGAAGTCCAAGCACAAAAAGGTCGCTGTCGCCATGAGCGGAGGGGTGGACAGCTCCGTGGCTGCTGCCCTCCTGCAGGAAGGGGATTATGATGTCATCGGCCTCTGGATGCAGCTGTTGGGAGAGGGCCCCTTTGAAAGAGATCCATCCTTCCACGATGTACTTTGCTCAGCCAAGACCCTAGGGATCTCCCTTTATGCCATAGACCTCCACTCACTCTTTCAAAAAGAAATCATTAACTATTTCTTCCGAGAATATCTGGCCGGCAGGACACCCAACCCCTGCGCCCTCTGCAACCCCAAGATCAAGCTCGGTGCCTTGCTTGAGAGGGCCTTAGGGTTGGGGGCGGAGCTCTTCGCCACAGGCCACTACGCGCGGGTAAAATGGGATCCCAACACAAGGAGGTTCATCATCCTTAGGGGCATCGACAGGAAAAAGGATCAATCCTACTTCCTCTGGGGGTTGTCCCAGGTGCAGCTGGCCCGATGCATCCTCCCCAACGGGGGATTGACCAAGGAAGCGGTAAGGACAATGGCCAAAAAAAGGGGACTCCCTCTGACCGAGCGGGGGGAGAGCCATGAGATATGCTTCATCCCCCACGGCGACTACCGGGATTTCTTGCGAAAAAGGCTCAAAGGAAAGCTACCATCTAGAGGTGAGATCGTCGACAAAGACGGCCGGCCCTTGGGGAGACATCAGGGGATCTTCAATTTTACCATTGGGCAACGACGGGGGATCGGAATCCCGTCACGCCGGCCATATTATGTCCTGAGGATAGACCCCGCCACCAACCAGGTAGTAGTGGGGGAAAAGGAGGATCTCTTGGCCAAAGGGCTAGTGGCCCAGGGGATGAACTGGATCTCCATACCACCTCCTCAGGAGGGGTTCAGGGCAATGGGTAATATTAGATATCGCCATCCCGGGGGCCTTTGTAGGGTGACACCCCACGGAGAGGATGAATGCATCGTAAACTTCGATGAGCCTCAAGAGGCCATCACCCCTGGTCAAGCCTTAGCCCTATACCAAGACGATATGTTGCTGGGGGGAGGATGGATAAGGGAGGTCTGCAATGAGCAAGGGAAGGGTCGCCATCGTGACCCTGGGCTGTAAGGTCAACCAATTCGAGAGCGAGGCCATCGGAGAGGCCCTGGAAGAGATGGGCTGGAAACTGGTCCCCTTTGGTTCAGGGGTGGATCTCACCATCATCAACA
Proteins encoded in this region:
- a CDS encoding 3-isopropylmalate dehydratase small subunit; protein product: MKVSGRSWKFGNDVDTDAIIPARYLNTSDPQELAQHCMEDVDSTFAQMVRPGDIILAGKNFGCGSSREHAPIAIKAAGVSCVIAKGFARIFYRNAFNMGLPILESPEAAEGTQQGDELEVDLGKGEIHNLTQGKTFVSRPIPPFMQELIRDGGLMRHITKRLKETT
- a CDS encoding UPF0280 family protein → MKKERRYRNWMAKDGLVPFQVRVKETDLYILAQIPLEREAEEATIHLRQQIEGYIKKETLFRESLLPLPLDPWAPEIVGDMLAASQKAGIGPMATVAGAIAEFVGKALLAFTPEVVVENGGDIFLQINSERKIGIFARSSPLNMKVGIQIPPERTPLGICTSSGTVGHSQSFGRANAVCVISPSATLADAVATSLGNMVQGKKDIERALEEGQKISGVEGIVIILDDVLGVWGDYELVKL
- a CDS encoding four helix bundle protein — its product is MYSFYKITKGFPKEERYRLTSQIRRAAV
- a CDS encoding 4Fe-4S dicluster domain-containing protein, coding for MYTKKIVLRFTKKTWDKPIVYRLGKDYDLVFNILKASVFPKQESVMVLELSGTEENYHRGIEYLMSKGITVEPIEHDIERDDATCTHCGACTAVCPTGALSIKRETMEVLFSSEMCVGCELCIKACPVRAMKANF
- the mnmA gene encoding tRNA 2-thiouridine(34) synthase MnmA, with the translated sequence MKSKHKKVAVAMSGGVDSSVAAALLQEGDYDVIGLWMQLLGEGPFERDPSFHDVLCSAKTLGISLYAIDLHSLFQKEIINYFFREYLAGRTPNPCALCNPKIKLGALLERALGLGAELFATGHYARVKWDPNTRRFIILRGIDRKKDQSYFLWGLSQVQLARCILPNGGLTKEAVRTMAKKRGLPLTERGESHEICFIPHGDYRDFLRKRLKGKLPSRGEIVDKDGRPLGRHQGIFNFTIGQRRGIGIPSRRPYYVLRIDPATNQVVVGEKEDLLAKGLVAQGMNWISIPPPQEGFRAMGNIRYRHPGGLCRVTPHGEDECIVNFDEPQEAITPGQALALYQDDMLLGGGWIREVCNEQGKGRHRDPGL